The following is a genomic window from Nitrospira sp..
ACTCACTCCTCCCTCAACCCCTCCACCACTGGCTGTCTTGCGGCCCAGCGGGCGGGGAAGTAGCCAGCTACTAGAGTTGCTGCCGCTGCCAGGCCGACGGCTTGAATAAGTGCGCCGATGGGCAGGATCATCTGAATCGTCCAGCCGAAGGATTGTTTATTGATCACTTTGATGAGCAGCAACGATAGCAGTCCGCCGCCGACTAGGCCCAGCGCAATACCGACTACGCCGAGGTAAGCCGCTTCCCACAGAACCAGTTGTCGAATCTGGCCCTCACTGCCGCCGATGGCGCGCAGCGTTGCGAATTCTCTGCGCCGCTCCAGCACGGACGTCACTAGCGTGTTCACAATGCCCAGCATCGCGATAATCACCGCGATGGCTTCGAGCACATAGGTCAGCAGAAACGTCCGGTCGAAGATATCGAGGATTTCTTTGCGCAGTTCGGCATTGCTGATGATGAGCGGCGGCAACCTTCCGCTGTCCAATGCACGCAACCTATCCGCCACCCTGCGCCTAACCTCGTCCATTTGCGCGCCTGCACTCAGATAGAGCGGGAACACCGTCACCGAGTCGTCCTGCCAGAGGGCTTGGTACAGCCCACGATCCATCACCAGCTTTCCACCGTCGGTCGCGTAGTCATAAAAGACCGCTACAACCGGAAACGATTTGGCGCCTTGCGGCGTCATGATCTCCAGTGCTTGACCTTCGCGAACATTGAGTCGATTGGCCAGCACTTCGGATACAATGATGCCGCCATGATCGGCGGCTTCATTCAGTAACTCGGTGGAATCTCCCTGGCGAACAAGATACTGACTCCGCTGAGCATGCATCCGCAGATCGCGCGACACAATGGCCACGCGCTGCCCCTTCACCTCAACGCGCACATCGCGATAGGTGTCTACCGCCGCGACGCCAGGAATCGCGGCCAGCGCGTCGCGCCAACCGGCCGGCAGATTTTTCGCGCCGCTGCCGCTGTTCGCTTCGCGCAGCCAGGTTGAGGGCGCGACGACGATATCGGCGATTACCGTCTCGTTGATCCACAGCTCGACCGTGTGCCGAAAACTGCGCACCATGATGAGCACGCCGATCATGATCGCCAACCCAACCATCAACGCCGACACGGTCACGCCATTCCGCCCAGGATTTCTCGCCGCATGTTCCGCGGCGATCGTACGCATAACACCCTGCACTCCAGCAAGAGGCTCGCGCTGAAGCGAACGCTTCTTCCATCCGGTAATGCAGAACGGCGCGAGGCACGATAGCCCGGCCAACAAACAGAACGTCGCGAGATACCCGAGAATCGGCACGCCGCCCAGCGGCCCCGCAAAAGCCAGCAGCCCCGCCAGGACCAGCAAGCCCATTCCGCCAATTGCCAAGCCTCCCACGCGCACCTGCCGACTGCTTTCATAATCGCCGGGAGCCAATGCCCGAACCGTCGCGGTGCGACTGGCATCGAGACTGGGGCCAATCGCGCCGACCATGGAGACAAGACAGCCAATCAGAATACCTTCAACCGACGCCTGCCAGAGTTCGGCAGAATCGAACCAGGATACGGCTCCCTGACTGACCGGCGTATAAAGATCCGAGATGGTTCGGCTGACCAGCGACACCAGTTTCTGCGCCAGCAGAATACCGCCTACACTTCCGACAATCCCGCCCAGCAGCCCGAACAAGGCGGCTTCAGCCAAAAAGAGCCCGGCGACGCGAGACTGCGTCATGCCGATTGCCCGATAGATGCCGATCTCGCGCCGGCGCTGCGCCACGGCGAACGCCATTGTGTTGTAGATGAGGAACATCCCGACCAGGAGCCCGACCCAGCTCAACACCGTGAGATTCAACCGGAACGCCCGCACCATTTGCTCGACCTGTTGCGTTCGGCTCGCCGGCCGCTCCACTGAAAGATGCGGAGGCAGGACCGCGCGCACGGCCTGCGCAGCTTCTTCAATCGCCACCTCAGGGCCAGTCACCAGATCGATCCGGTCCAGTTTTCCGACCATGTCGAAAAGCACTTGGGCGGCGGCAATGTCCATGATCGCCACCCGATCCCAAGACGAAACCCGGTCGGATCGGTCCTGGATCACACCGGCCACTCGCGCCTGCACCTGCCGCGTCCCGACTTGGAGCTGGATCGGACTTCCCTTCGTCAGGTGCCATTCCTCGGCCAATGTTCTCCCAAGATACAGGCTGTCGGCTTTCAGCAAGTCCGTGAGCGGATTGCCGCCTTCTCCCTGTGTCACCCGAAACCCGCGAGACTCGAATTCGGCCAGCAAATCCAGTCCAATAACTTGGAGCGCCGCGCCAGGTTTCCCGCTATCGAGCTTCACAGCGGTCTGCACAATCGCCGGAGACACGGAGGAAAGACCCGGCACCTCCCGCACCTTGGCAATCAGTTGCTCATCCAGCCCGAAGTCTCCGCCCGACACCTCCAAGGTGGTTGGACCAGCGACGGTCAGCACCGCCTGCTCGAACGAATGCAGCACCTCCACATTGGCCGTCCGCACCGCCACCGACGCCGACACGCCCAGCGCCACACCCACCACCGTCAGGATTGTACGGAATGGCCGTTGAGTCAGGTGAGAAAGGAGCAGGAGCGCGACGACTTTCAACCACGCCATGGGGCAGATCCCGGTAATACAGCGACTGTTACCACTTACGTAAAACCATGACGATAGAATCCCTCTGCACGCACGAAGAATTTACGGGCTGCACAGAATAGCCGTTTCGTTTACAGGCCGCCGACCCTTTGTTAGATTGATAAGAACCATTTGATCGGGAGTACACATGGCACGAAGTCGAGGGAACAACGCACTTCAGATGGACCGGAGCCCGAAGGCCGAGTTCTCGATCACGCCCCGTCAACGGGAAATTCTCAAGATGGTCGCCCTGGGCCATACCAATCGGGAAATTGGAGAGGCCCTGGCCATCAGCATCCGCACCGTCGAGGTGCATCGCTTTAATCTGATGCGGCGCTTGAATGTCCGGAACGTCGCGCAATTGCTGAGGCAAGGGCTTCAGCACGGATTACTGCCAAGAAACTTCGGCTTGAAGTAACCTCAGAGTTCTTTGACCTTCCCCCGGCAATCCGCCACCGACCCATAGCCCTTCTTCTTCAACTGCGCCGCTAATTCCGTCTCCAGCTGTCCGAAGGCGCCAAGTCCCCCTTCAACCAGGATCGTCCCGACCTGCACCGCCGACGCGCCGCAGAGAAAATGCTCAAACGCATCGACACCATTCATCACGCCGCCCGTCCCGATGATGGGAATCTTTCCTTGAAAGATTTTATAGAAAGCCCGCACATTCGCCAGCGCGACCGCCTTGATGATTGTGCCTCCCAATCCGCCGAAGCCGCCCTTCGGCTTGATCACAACTTCCTCCCGCTCCGGATCGACCACGAGGCCGTTCCCGACGGAGTTAATCATGTTCAGAAAGTCCACCCCGCACCGGCCGATCACTTTTCCCATCGCCTCATGATGCGCCGGATCGAAGTAAGGCGGCAGCTTCACGCCCATCGGCACCGTAATGACCTTGCGCACCCGCTTGAGCAAACGCTCGGACGCCTCCGGATCATAGCCGATCTGCGGCTTGCCGGGAATATTCGGGCAGGAGAGATTCACTTCGATCAAATCGGGCTTCGCCGCGTTAATGGTGGCAGCGATTGTCGGGAAATCGTCTTCGCACAGTCCCGCCACACTGGCGATCACTGGCTTGCCGAACTGCTTCAGTTCAGGAATGAGTTCGGCATAGGCTCGATAGCCAAGATTGGGCAACCCCATCGAATTGATCGACCCGCCGGGGAACCCGTAATACCGCGGCTCCGGATTGCCCTGCCGCGCTTCGATGGTCATGGATTTGGTGACAATGGCTCCCGCGCGGGACTTGCCCAGCGCCATCAATTCGTCCCGCGTGACGCAGAGCGCCCCGGCCGCGTTCATGAAACAGCTGGGAAACGTCACGCCGGCAATCGTCGTCGAAAGATCTGTCATGCCACCCCCGTTAAGGCCGGCGCTGGCGTGCGTGAGGCGAGCCGTCCGTCCTGCATCGTCCACACATA
Proteins encoded in this region:
- a CDS encoding Putative ABC transporter, permease component (Evidence 3 : Putative function from multiple computational evidences; MaGe:77308960); the encoded protein is MAWLKVVALLLLSHLTQRPFRTILTVVGVALGVSASVAVRTANVEVLHSFEQAVLTVAGPTTLEVSGGDFGLDEQLIAKVREVPGLSSVSPAIVQTAVKLDSGKPGAALQVIGLDLLAEFESRGFRVTQGEGGNPLTDLLKADSLYLGRTLAEEWHLTKGSPIQLQVGTRQVQARVAGVIQDRSDRVSSWDRVAIMDIAAAQVLFDMVGKLDRIDLVTGPEVAIEEAAQAVRAVLPPHLSVERPASRTQQVEQMVRAFRLNLTVLSWVGLLVGMFLIYNTMAFAVAQRRREIGIYRAIGMTQSRVAGLFLAEAALFGLLGGIVGSVGGILLAQKLVSLVSRTISDLYTPVSQGAVSWFDSAELWQASVEGILIGCLVSMVGAIGPSLDASRTATVRALAPGDYESSRQVRVGGLAIGGMGLLVLAGLLAFAGPLGGVPILGYLATFCLLAGLSCLAPFCITGWKKRSLQREPLAGVQGVMRTIAAEHAARNPGRNGVTVSALMVGLAIMIGVLIMVRSFRHTVELWINETVIADIVVAPSTWLREANSGSGAKNLPAGWRDALAAIPGVAAVDTYRDVRVEVKGQRVAIVSRDLRMHAQRSQYLVRQGDSTELLNEAADHGGIIVSEVLANRLNVREGQALEIMTPQGAKSFPVVAVFYDYATDGGKLVMDRGLYQALWQDDSVTVFPLYLSAGAQMDEVRRRVADRLRALDSGRLPPLIISNAELRKEILDIFDRTFLLTYVLEAIAVIIAMLGIVNTLVTSVLERRREFATLRAIGGSEGQIRQLVLWEAAYLGVVGIALGLVGGGLLSLLLIKVINKQSFGWTIQMILPIGALIQAVGLAAAATLVAGYFPARWAARQPVVEGLREE
- a CDS encoding Response regulator transcription factor (MaGe:77308961) translates to MARSRGNNALQMDRSPKAEFSITPRQREILKMVALGHTNREIGEALAISIRTVEVHRFNLMRRLNVRNVAQLLRQGLQHGLLPRNFGLK
- a CDS encoding Putative dihydroorotate dehydrogenase A (fumarate) (Evidence 3 : Putative function from multiple computational evidences; MaGe:77308962), producing the protein MTDLSTTIAGVTFPSCFMNAAGALCVTRDELMALGKSRAGAIVTKSMTIEARQGNPEPRYYGFPGGSINSMGLPNLGYRAYAELIPELKQFGKPVIASVAGLCEDDFPTIAATINAAKPDLIEVNLSCPNIPGKPQIGYDPEASERLLKRVRKVITVPMGVKLPPYFDPAHHEAMGKVIGRCGVDFLNMINSVGNGLVVDPEREEVVIKPKGGFGGLGGTIIKAVALANVRAFYKIFQGKIPIIGTGGVMNGVDAFEHFLCGASAVQVGTILVEGGLGAFGQLETELAAQLKKKGYGSVADCRGKVKEL